A window of the Coprobacter fastidiosus genome harbors these coding sequences:
- a CDS encoding T9SS C-terminal target domain-containing protein: protein MKRFCILSLYIFFVSLLYAQTVEVDGAYRWTGVNKSETGLDYVFVIPSSSQATIRFNSTSGSPVNWYRFDRTGINNKTPISNGNSLTYSSAEKDYGYVIEQGDASIYLWLSTYKEVSSLYADEEYANQCEDVRLAGTGLDIAYYTVNGKWKGVNRAVAYKTWKWDDTLKDLKMVEDTVQGLVSKSGETVSLYAPAPYEKTLFTVIDSIPYKGWNGAIKTFSTSDEYEPRAILMKAVVSQQLRDAKNEWNTAPEDGSFGGSAPVEMEFKAYVSGDNYYAWEFMQENPSEVDDPIVDAIYPDKILRYTFKDEGTTYVRLKATNSYCSRDTSFTITVGESRLEAPNIFSPGTSPGVNDEWKVAYKSIVQFKCWIFNRWGVEIFRFSDPAQGWDGKYKGKLVPPGVYYYIIEAKGADNQNYKLKGNINILRPRN from the coding sequence ATGAAAAGATTCTGTATTTTATCGTTATATATATTCTTCGTATCTCTTTTATATGCGCAAACTGTAGAAGTTGACGGAGCTTATCGTTGGACAGGAGTAAATAAATCGGAGACAGGGTTAGATTATGTTTTTGTAATCCCTTCATCGTCACAGGCTACGATTCGGTTTAATTCTACATCGGGATCACCTGTCAATTGGTATAGATTTGATCGTACGGGGATAAATAATAAAACTCCTATTTCTAACGGAAATTCTTTGACGTATTCATCTGCAGAGAAAGATTATGGGTATGTCATCGAACAAGGAGATGCTTCTATTTATCTTTGGTTATCGACTTATAAAGAAGTATCTTCTTTGTATGCGGATGAGGAGTATGCTAATCAGTGTGAAGATGTTCGTTTGGCCGGAACGGGTCTTGATATTGCCTATTATACAGTCAATGGGAAATGGAAAGGAGTAAATCGTGCAGTCGCTTATAAAACTTGGAAATGGGATGACACATTGAAAGATTTGAAAATGGTAGAAGATACGGTACAAGGTCTTGTTTCAAAGAGTGGGGAAACCGTCAGTTTGTATGCTCCAGCACCGTATGAAAAAACGCTGTTTACAGTGATCGATTCTATTCCGTATAAAGGTTGGAACGGTGCTATAAAAACGTTTTCTACATCTGATGAATATGAACCTCGGGCAATTTTAATGAAAGCTGTAGTTTCTCAACAATTAAGAGATGCAAAAAATGAATGGAATACAGCTCCGGAAGATGGATCTTTCGGTGGTTCAGCTCCTGTAGAAATGGAATTTAAAGCTTATGTAAGCGGAGATAATTATTATGCATGGGAGTTTATGCAGGAGAATCCGAGTGAGGTGGATGATCCTATTGTAGATGCTATATATCCGGATAAAATATTGCGATACACGTTCAAGGATGAGGGAACGACTTATGTCCGGCTTAAAGCGACCAATTCATATTGCAGCAGAGATACCTCTTTTACTATAACGGTAGGCGAGTCTCGCCTTGAAGCTCCGAATATTTTTTCTCCCGGAACAAGTCCCGGTGTGAATGACGAGTGGAAAGTCGCCTATAAATCGATAGTTCAGTTTAAGTGTTGGATATTTAATCGATGGGGAGTTGAAATTTTCCGTTTTAGTGACCCGGCACAAGGTTGGGATGGAAAGTATAAAGGGAAATTAGTCCCACCCGGAGTTTACTATTATATTATAGAAGCAAAAGGAGCTGATAACCAGAATTATAAATTAAAGGGGAATATAAATATTTTAAGACCTCGTAATTAG
- a CDS encoding LysM peptidoglycan-binding domain-containing protein, translating to MILKKISFLLFIFFIGYLSLHADNFPQKSIDGKGFYLYKVNRAEGFYSICKKFDVSKEEIIQFNPSAKYGLKSGQELLIPIKGVKVAIQETESPYFVHTVSAGETLYAISRMYHISTDSIVALNPGSEKGIQIGTKLKIPQINSNTSSDSSISNNTRNQYIFHTIAPKETLFSVSRKYGISVESVLKQNPGLSPSNFSIGKVIRIIPEQNNERVQKNNGPKTFLYTVKKKETLYSIAQQFDITIDDIRACNPGIGELKKNDTINIPVKESPTDISQALTHEDINQIYNDLYSIEKDGKINVAVLLPFMLSQKEDARSALYLEYYQGFLLAVDSLKKRETSINVYAYDTEGKSSTLDNILSKPEMKSIDLIIGPADNNLIQKTAEFALKNEINMVNAFSLKNDEANHNAHVLQTNIPHSYLYAEAATELVRQFGNKQVIFLLDDNNADEKKDFINSVKAELRHKNIQSKDLHIASDPELTMLNSSLPENSDILIISNSSTKNSVGKIIAPLTKLKDDRADLSITLFGYPEWQTYTKEYLNNFHKLNTVIFTRFYTNPTDYDWKEFQKKFYFWYNKDMINANPKYGLLGFDTGMYFLSVLKQYGKNFENHLNQVESSSIQTDFKFQRINNWSGFINKSFYFVYFKPSYIIEKRVIR from the coding sequence ATGATTCTAAAAAAAATATCTTTCTTACTTTTCATTTTTTTTATCGGATATTTATCATTGCATGCCGATAATTTCCCGCAAAAATCGATAGACGGTAAAGGGTTTTACTTATATAAAGTAAATCGTGCAGAAGGATTTTATTCTATTTGCAAAAAATTCGATGTCTCTAAAGAGGAAATCATACAATTCAATCCGTCGGCTAAATACGGATTAAAAAGCGGGCAAGAATTACTGATTCCGATTAAAGGTGTAAAAGTTGCTATTCAAGAAACAGAATCGCCATATTTCGTTCATACCGTATCTGCAGGAGAAACGCTATATGCAATATCCCGCATGTACCATATCAGTACAGACTCCATAGTAGCTTTAAACCCGGGATCGGAAAAGGGAATACAAATAGGAACAAAATTAAAGATTCCTCAAATTAACTCGAATACATCGTCCGATTCTTCAATATCCAATAATACTCGAAACCAATATATTTTCCACACGATTGCTCCTAAAGAGACATTATTTTCCGTTTCCCGAAAATATGGCATTTCCGTAGAATCCGTATTAAAACAAAATCCCGGGCTATCACCTTCGAACTTCTCAATCGGGAAAGTTATACGAATTATCCCTGAACAAAATAATGAAAGGGTTCAAAAAAACAATGGTCCTAAAACTTTTTTATACACAGTAAAGAAAAAAGAGACTTTGTACAGTATCGCTCAACAATTCGACATTACAATAGACGATATCAGGGCTTGTAATCCGGGAATCGGAGAGCTCAAAAAAAACGATACGATAAATATTCCGGTAAAAGAATCTCCGACCGATATTTCTCAAGCCTTAACTCACGAAGATATTAATCAAATATACAATGATCTTTATTCAATAGAAAAAGACGGAAAAATCAACGTTGCCGTCTTACTTCCTTTTATGCTTTCCCAAAAAGAAGATGCCAGATCGGCTCTTTATCTTGAATATTATCAGGGATTTCTTTTGGCTGTGGACAGCTTGAAAAAACGGGAAACATCTATTAATGTATATGCTTATGACACAGAAGGGAAAAGTTCTACCCTCGACAATATCCTGTCAAAACCCGAAATGAAATCGATTGATTTGATTATCGGCCCTGCCGATAATAACCTGATACAGAAAACAGCAGAATTTGCACTCAAAAACGAGATCAACATGGTAAATGCATTTTCTCTGAAAAATGACGAAGCAAACCACAACGCCCATGTTTTACAAACAAATATACCGCACTCCTATCTATATGCTGAGGCTGCAACCGAATTGGTACGTCAATTCGGAAACAAGCAAGTCATATTTTTACTTGACGATAACAATGCGGATGAAAAGAAAGATTTCATCAACTCTGTAAAAGCGGAATTGCGACATAAAAATATTCAATCCAAAGATCTTCATATTGCTTCAGATCCTGAACTTACAATGCTGAACAGCTCCTTACCGGAAAACTCCGATATTCTTATTATCAGCAATTCTTCTACAAAAAATTCTGTCGGTAAAATCATTGCACCATTGACCAAGTTGAAAGATGATCGTGCCGATCTTTCTATTACGTTGTTCGGATATCCCGAATGGCAGACATATACAAAAGAGTATCTGAATAATTTTCATAAACTAAATACGGTTATATTTACTCGATTTTACACAAATCCGACAGATTATGACTGGAAAGAATTCCAAAAGAAATTTTATTTCTGGTATAACAAAGATATGATCAATGCCAACCCCAAATACGGATTATTAGGATTTGATACGGGTATGTATTTTTTGAGTGTATTAAAACAATACGGAAAAAATTTTGAAAACCATCTTAACCAAGTAGAGTCTTCAAGTATACAAACCGACTTTAAATTCCAGAGAATCAATAATTGGAGCGGATTTATAAACAAAAGTTTCTATTTTGTCTACTTTAAGCCTTCATATATTATTGAGAAACGGGTAATAAGATAA